The genomic interval CTGGAAAGGTACAGTATGAAAAACATTTGCATGTTGGTCTTTCTGCTCCTGGTCGTCCTCTCCCTCTCCTGCGGGGATGACAGCAATCCCGCCAAGCCTAAAATCAGCGAGCAAGCGGAACAGATCAACAGCGGGATCGTCAAGCCCCAGGAGAAGAACGATCAACTGCTCACAGACCTGCTGACAAAAATGGATCCCATCCCGGCCATGGATTCAGTCCTGGCCGTCTTTCTGAAAGACACCCTGGTGGCGTGGGGAGCTGTGAGCAGCCAGGGTGTCGCCATCCAGTACAGGAACGGGATCCGCGGTGGCATTTTTCTGGATGCCGAAGATATGCCAAACAGCGCCGGTTTCTCCGTGGGCAAACGGATCGATCCGGGTAATCCGGAGTTCTCTTTGCCGAAAGCCCGGCCGAGCGCAGAAAAAACGATCTTTCTCAATCCTACCTATCACGAAAGAAAGTACTGGGCCGATCTCATCATCCAGAATTACAATGACCGCCTTCCTACAGCGGGATTTAAAAAGCCGGTCATATTCAGGAATGCGGAGGTCACGGTCGACAAATTTCAAAACCTTCAGGATTACGGCATCATCCATGTCTATTCCCACGGCTGGGCCTGGCCGAGCAAATTCAATATCCAGGAGGTCTATCTGCTCACAGGGGAGGCCGCAACCCTTGTCTCCCTCGAAAAATACAAGGAGGAGATTCACACTGGAGCGATCCCGGTCATCCGGCACCATGCAGCCAGTTCCTCTCTCTGGATCAGTCCGGATTTCGTCTCGAGATACAACAATTTTTCGGCGGATACGACGCTGATCTATGGCGGATTTTGCTACAGCTATCTGGGGAATTGGCCGCGCACCCTGGTCAATGATCTTGGTGCGGGTGGATATTTCGGATTCGACTGGTCTGTATACACTTCGGAAAATGCCAAATGGAATCTGAACCTGATGATGAATCTCTGCGACACCAGCCAGCATCCCGCCGTGACAGCATCGGGCTGGATGAACAACGAACTTCCCAAATGGTTTTGGCATGAAGAACAAAAAAGAATAGTCAATATCAAGTATCTGGGACGCCAGGATCTGGCTCTGATCGGCACCACCTTCCCGGTATTCAAGAGATGCAGCATCACGCTGAATATCCTGGTGGATCTGCAAGTGATAGGCGGCGGGATCAACCGCGGCAGCAGCCGTACCTTCAGCTGCGAGGGCGCTGTGACGCAGGTGGACGAAGGCGCAGAGGAGAATATCTATCATGCAGCCTGGAACGAGGACCGCTCCGGGGCCCATTATGCCGGTGGGATGGAAATCACTGTCAACCGGAATACCCTCGTCGTGAAATCCTTCAAGGTCTGGGACAAGCGGACGGATACCATCGGTGAGGCGACTTATACCTTCGAAGGGAGCAAATCCCTTGCCCTGAAGGCCGGTACCGCGTATACAGCTTTTGTAACCGCCAACGATGCCTGCGCCGCACTCGACCAACTTGATTACAGCTATGCCTTCAAGGATGGCAACGGCTACACCTGTATTAATCACTCATGCGATTACCAGTCTTCGTTGTACATCAAATTAATGCCGTAAATGAAGCAAATTTCGCGGCAAGGGAGGCTTGGAGCGCACGCGCATTCTTGCGCGCATGGTTCCAGATTCGAAAGGCTGCACAAGGTCTGCTCGATCCTCTTCATTGGAGCGGGGATTCAGCTTATAGAGACTGTCTTGTCATTGACGAACTTTTCGATGCCGTAGCGGGAGAACTCGCGGCCTGGAGCTGCCCTCCGGCTGCAATTTCCCCCGGCTGACCGCGACCGGTTTTCGCCAGTCGAGCAAGATGCTGCTGTAACAGGATTTCAACTGAAGTGAGAGTTCATTACCCTGCGGTGAAACCCGAACAAAAAGGAGTAGACGATGAAACCCTTCAGGGCTATCGAACTCCGGTGGCTGGTGCTGTTTTCATTACTGACCGTTGCCGTCGCCCAGGCGCAGGTGGGCAGCGAAAACTGCACCCTGGTCGGCCGCTGGACAGAGGGCGAGTGCTATGACGTAATCGCCGATGGCAACCGGGTCTATCTCGGCAACGGCGCCTGCCTGCAGATCATGGATTACAATGATCCGGTCCATCCACTCCTGCTGGGCCGCATTGTTCTGCCGATGATGGTGAGGGGAGTGGCCTCCCGTGACAACAAAATCTATGTCGCCGACCAGGAAGCGGGCCTGCGCATTGTCGATGTCACAGATCCGGCCGCGCCGGTGGAGATCGGGGCACTGGAGGGAATCGGGACGGTTAATGATGTGGTGCTGGCCGGAAGCCATGCCTTCATTGCAGCGGGAAATTACGGTCTGATCATTGCGGATATCTCCAATCCCGCCCTGCCGGTCGGGGTTGGCAAATGCCTTCTACCTGGCGCGGTCAACTCTGTCGCGGTAAACGGCCAATATGCCTATGCTGTCGCCTGGAACAATTTCACGGTGGTGGATATCACCAATCCGGCAATGCCGGCAGCGATCGCACAGCGGTTGCTGCCTGACGTAGTGATGGAAGTTACCATTCATAACAACCATGCCTACCTGGCCTGCAGCAATGGCGGATTACGCATCTTTGATATCTCCACGCCCGCACAGCCGGTCGAGGTCGGCTTCTGCCTGGAAAACAGGCAAATTTTCAGTGTCCAACTGGTGAACAGCACCGCCTACATCGCCAGCTACGAGTCGGGTCTTTTTATCTACGACGTCTCGACGCCCTCCCACCCGGTGAAGGTGGATTCCTTGAGAAATGTGCCCTATATCCGCCGTATTGCTATGCGAAATGATCTGGCCTTCGTCGCCTGCAGCAGCATGGGGATGTCCGCGATTTCAATCCCGCCCTCTTCCCCTCCCAATGTGCTCTCGACCCTCAAGACCGGCAGCTACTGGAGGGGACTCGACGTAGAGGAAGACTATGCCTATCTAAGCGGCGGCGAAACCCTCCGCATCATCAATTGTGCTGATCCCGGATCTCCCTTTTCTGAAGGCTATCTGGCGTCCGGCAATTATGACTGTGACAAAGTGGTGGCGCAGAACAACCATGCCTATCTTGCAGCCTCCTATCTGGGACTGGCTATCGTCGATGTCTCTTCTCCTGCCCATCCGCTTCTATCCGCCACAACGAATTCCTTCGACTGGTCCAAGGGCCTCGCTGTGGAGGGCCATTTTGCCTATTTGGCGGATTACACCAGGGGCTTGCGCATCGTGGATATCACCAACCCGCTGGCGCCCGCTGAGATCGGAAGCTTTGATACACCTGGCAAGGCTTGCGACGTCACCGTAGAGAGTCCTTATGCCTTCGTCGCGGATGAAGACAGCGGCCTGTGCATCGTCAATATTGCGGATCCCGCCCATCCCGCCTTTGTCGTACAGATCAAATCCTCCTCCTATACCATGGCCTCTGCAGTCCGTGAACAGACTCTGTTTGTCGCCGGCGGCGACTCGATCCGTGTCTATAACATTACGCAGATCGGCAGTCCGCAGCAGATCGGCGGCTGTCCCGCCCGGGGTTTTGCCCGGCAGATCGAATTGGCGGGGAATTATGCCTTTCTCGCCGCCGGAATGGGCGGTGTTGTCATTTTTGATATCTCCGATCTGCAGACGCCGCAGCCGGTCAGCTACTACATCACTGGCGGCGAGGTCTATGATATCGCGGTGAAGGATAGCCTGATCTATGCCCTAGACGGCGAGACCGGGCTCTATATCCTCCGCCTCAACCCGCCGGCGCAGGTAGAGAAAGAGCAGACAGGATCGGCTCCCGCTGATTTTGCGCTGCTGCCCGGGCATCCGAATCCATTCAACAATTCCACAACAATGG from bacterium carries:
- a CDS encoding FlgD immunoglobulin-like domain containing protein, which produces MKPFRAIELRWLVLFSLLTVAVAQAQVGSENCTLVGRWTEGECYDVIADGNRVYLGNGACLQIMDYNDPVHPLLLGRIVLPMMVRGVASRDNKIYVADQEAGLRIVDVTDPAAPVEIGALEGIGTVNDVVLAGSHAFIAAGNYGLIIADISNPALPVGVGKCLLPGAVNSVAVNGQYAYAVAWNNFTVVDITNPAMPAAIAQRLLPDVVMEVTIHNNHAYLACSNGGLRIFDISTPAQPVEVGFCLENRQIFSVQLVNSTAYIASYESGLFIYDVSTPSHPVKVDSLRNVPYIRRIAMRNDLAFVACSSMGMSAISIPPSSPPNVLSTLKTGSYWRGLDVEEDYAYLSGGETLRIINCADPGSPFSEGYLASGNYDCDKVVAQNNHAYLAASYLGLAIVDVSSPAHPLLSATTNSFDWSKGLAVEGHFAYLADYTRGLRIVDITNPLAPAEIGSFDTPGKACDVTVESPYAFVADEDSGLCIVNIADPAHPAFVVQIKSSSYTMASAVREQTLFVAGGDSIRVYNITQIGSPQQIGGCPARGFARQIELAGNYAFLAAGMGGVVIFDISDLQTPQPVSYYITGGEVYDIAVKDSLIYALDGETGLYILRLNPPAQVEKEQTGSAPADFALLPGHPNPFNNSTTMEYTLDRPEEVEIEVYNLLGEPVATLQRGHREAGRHRVVWSGNDSSGRQVPSGIYFVRMRAREFTANCKLLLLR